One Streptomyces mobaraensis NBRC 13819 = DSM 40847 DNA segment encodes these proteins:
- a CDS encoding nuclear transport factor 2 family protein, translated as MAPQHSTGGLTVRESDADLRRAGLTRDPEPWEDGLRETPRPGTFEWWYFDAECDDGSRAVVVFETKALDAAAGPLAPRLSLTVRTPDGHVHAGRTRHDPASFRAARDHCDVTLGPYRAHGDLARYRIRAGTPSAAADLTLTSTAPPSRVGTGTVTQADDPGRYLGWLVAVPRDEVEGRLAVPGRTWRVRGTGYHDKNWGTLDFGAVLREWHWARLHAGPFTLACAELRARPGHGGGRTPLLVLTRDTERLAATAAGVTFTPPRPDHAVIRWRDRAVALLGTPTTLGPPREPGPRPYHRFTAPATLTLTTPHGPTTTTDGTALAEHATFPTPPKRRPEEPAAPTPSGRTGAPPGEASTAAARSARAWPAAPAPAGRPGASPEEASTTNARTAAARPTRAWPAAPTPSGRTGAPPGEASTAAARLARAWSVSDSAAFGALFAPDAAYTDVAAGRTHRGRAAITTWHRDTRVAIPDLRAEVEDGFATDDGRACATLLWTGTPAAGAPGPPFRVRVATVLTLAADGSITRCADYYDLLGLTGQGYAIVPRRSPEPRG; from the coding sequence ATGGCACCCCAGCACTCCACCGGCGGCCTGACCGTCCGGGAGAGCGACGCGGACCTGCGCCGCGCGGGCCTGACCCGCGATCCGGAACCCTGGGAGGACGGCCTCCGCGAGACCCCGCGGCCGGGCACCTTCGAATGGTGGTACTTCGACGCCGAGTGCGACGACGGCAGCCGGGCCGTCGTCGTCTTCGAGACCAAGGCCCTCGACGCCGCCGCCGGTCCGCTGGCGCCCCGGCTGTCGCTGACCGTCCGCACCCCCGACGGGCACGTCCACGCCGGCCGCACCCGCCACGACCCGGCCTCCTTCCGCGCCGCGCGTGACCACTGCGACGTCACCCTCGGCCCGTACCGCGCGCACGGCGACCTCGCCCGGTACCGGATACGCGCCGGAACGCCGTCGGCCGCCGCGGACCTCACGCTCACCTCGACCGCCCCGCCCTCCCGCGTCGGCACCGGAACCGTCACCCAGGCCGACGACCCGGGCCGCTACCTCGGCTGGCTGGTGGCGGTGCCCCGGGACGAGGTGGAGGGCCGGCTCGCGGTACCCGGCCGGACCTGGCGGGTGCGCGGGACCGGCTACCACGACAAGAACTGGGGCACCCTGGACTTCGGCGCCGTGCTCCGCGAATGGCACTGGGCCCGGCTGCACGCCGGCCCGTTCACCCTCGCCTGCGCCGAACTGCGCGCCAGGCCCGGCCACGGCGGCGGCCGCACCCCGCTGCTCGTCCTCACCCGGGACACCGAACGCCTCGCCGCCACGGCGGCGGGGGTCACCTTCACCCCCCCCCGCCCCGACCACGCGGTAATCCGCTGGCGGGACCGGGCCGTCGCCCTCCTGGGCACCCCGACGACCCTCGGACCGCCCCGCGAGCCCGGCCCCCGCCCGTACCACCGCTTCACGGCCCCGGCCACACTCACCCTCACCACGCCCCACGGCCCCACCACGACCACCGACGGCACCGCCCTCGCCGAACACGCCACGTTCCCCACGCCACCGAAGCGGCGCCCTGAGGAGCCCGCCGCTCCCACACCCTCCGGGCGCACGGGCGCCCCACCGGGGGAGGCGAGTACGGCCGCCGCCCGCTCGGCCCGGGCCTGGCCCGCCGCTCCTGCTCCCGCCGGACGCCCCGGCGCCTCACCGGAGGAGGCGAGCACGACGAACGCCCGTACCGCCGCCGCCCGCCCGACTCGGGCCTGGCCCGCCGCTCCCACACCTTCCGGGCGCACGGGCGCCCCACCGGGGGAGGCGAGTACGGCCGCCGCCCGCCTGGCCCGGGCCTGGTCCGTATCCGACTCCGCCGCTTTCGGGGCGCTGTTCGCGCCGGACGCCGCCTACACCGACGTCGCCGCCGGGCGCACCCACCGGGGACGCGCCGCGATCACGACATGGCACCGGGACACACGCGTCGCCATCCCGGACCTCAGGGCCGAGGTCGAGGACGGCTTCGCCACCGACGACGGGAGGGCCTGCGCGACGCTCCTCTGGACCGGAACTCCCGCTGCTGGCGCGCCCGGACCGCCGTTCCGCGTCCGCGTGGCGACCGTGCTCACGCTCGCCGCGGACGGGTCGATCACCCGTTGCGCCGACTACTACGACCTGCTCGGCCTCACCGGCCAGGGGTACGCGATCGTCCCCCGGCGATCTCCGGAGCCCCGGGGGTGA
- a CDS encoding terpene synthase family protein, whose amino-acid sequence MPVDARIRFPAGFRFAVSPHEEEAREGNRAWARAHRMADGPEATALYDSWDLARVSACMYPYATAPGLRLVTDHMGFWYPFDDQFDSPLGLDPAATARACEELIAVVHHGTTGPRPSAAARAFADIWRRAADGMPPAWRARAAHDWEYYFASYAQESAARLAGTVPDFPTFLRLRLGVSAMSVVCDLVERIDGYEVPAVAFHSLPLIELRRLTEELPCLANDVYTLDREEPRGDVVNLVLVLERDGHRPRAAAIDTAYALVNDRLRRFDALRRGVPALARTLGLDARRRAAVERYARDLEFLVSGYMAWGADTRRHFPETVVPPPDRPGYPENLLLPTTP is encoded by the coding sequence CGACGCCAGGATCCGCTTCCCCGCCGGCTTCCGCTTCGCCGTCAGCCCGCACGAGGAGGAAGCGCGGGAAGGCAACCGCGCCTGGGCCAGGGCCCACCGGATGGCCGACGGCCCCGAGGCCACCGCCCTGTACGACTCCTGGGACCTGGCCCGGGTCTCCGCCTGCATGTACCCGTACGCCACCGCCCCCGGCCTGCGGCTCGTCACGGACCACATGGGCTTCTGGTACCCCTTCGACGACCAGTTCGACAGCCCGCTCGGCCTCGACCCGGCCGCCACCGCCCGCGCCTGCGAAGAGCTGATCGCCGTCGTCCACCACGGCACCACCGGCCCCCGGCCCTCCGCCGCCGCCCGCGCCTTCGCGGACATCTGGCGGCGCGCCGCCGACGGCATGCCGCCGGCCTGGCGGGCCCGCGCCGCCCACGACTGGGAGTACTACTTCGCCTCCTACGCCCAGGAATCGGCCGCCCGCCTGGCCGGCACGGTCCCCGACTTCCCCACGTTCCTGCGGCTGCGGCTCGGCGTCAGCGCCATGAGCGTGGTCTGCGACCTCGTCGAACGGATCGACGGCTACGAGGTCCCGGCCGTCGCCTTCCACAGCCTGCCGCTGATCGAACTGCGGCGGCTCACCGAGGAGCTGCCCTGCCTCGCCAACGACGTCTACACCCTCGACCGCGAGGAGCCGCGCGGCGACGTCGTCAACCTCGTCCTCGTCCTGGAGCGGGACGGCCACCGCCCGCGCGCCGCCGCGATCGACACCGCCTACGCGCTCGTCAACGACCGGCTGCGCCGCTTCGACGCCCTCCGGCGCGGCGTCCCCGCCCTCGCCCGCACCCTGGGCCTGGACGCCCGACGGCGCGCCGCCGTCGAACGGTACGCCCGCGACCTGGAGTTCCTCGTCTCCGGATACATGGCGTGGGGCGCCGACACCCGCCGCCACTTCCCCGAGACCGTCGTCCCCCCCCCGGACCGCCCGGGCTACCCGGAGAACCTGCTGCTGCCCACCACACCCTGA
- a CDS encoding protein kinase domain-containing protein, with translation MKMTMMRLRREDPRVVGSFRLHRRLGAGGMGVVYLGSDKRGQRVALKVIRPDLAEDQEFRSRFAREVSAARRIRGGCTARLVAADLDAERPWFATQYVPGPSLHDKVTEEGPLSAAQTASIGAALAEGLLAVHDAGVVHRDLKPSNILLSPKGPRIIDFGIAWATGASTLTHVGTAVGSPGFLAPEQVRGATVTPATDVFALGATLAYASTADSPFGQGSSEVMLYRVVHEEPQLMGVPDALAPLILACLAKDPEERPSTLQLSLRLKEIAAREAHGLPDGRRVPSRREPERPSDRRVADHAHQSTEPRPAAAAQGGSSPARPPATRPLRQPRPDRPAARPAGRPRDGARPGARPGAGRRTGRDPRLLRQRLIVFVVVTLLVALGIAAAQGCDGPKKSSGSGARERACAVAVAADSCGAVGSGRGWG, from the coding sequence TCGGCTCGGACAAGCGCGGCCAGCGGGTGGCCTTGAAGGTGATCCGGCCGGATCTCGCCGAGGACCAGGAGTTCCGCTCGCGCTTCGCGCGCGAGGTGTCCGCCGCGCGGCGCATCCGCGGCGGCTGTACGGCGCGGCTGGTGGCCGCCGATCTGGACGCCGAGCGGCCGTGGTTCGCGACGCAGTACGTGCCCGGGCCCTCGCTGCACGACAAGGTGACCGAGGAAGGCCCCCTGTCGGCGGCTCAGACGGCGTCCATCGGGGCCGCGTTGGCCGAGGGGCTGCTCGCGGTGCACGACGCCGGGGTGGTCCACCGGGACCTGAAACCGTCGAACATCCTGCTCTCCCCCAAGGGCCCGCGGATCATCGACTTCGGCATCGCCTGGGCGACCGGGGCGAGCACCCTGACGCACGTCGGCACGGCGGTCGGCTCGCCGGGCTTCCTGGCGCCGGAGCAGGTCCGGGGCGCGACGGTGACACCGGCGACGGACGTCTTCGCGCTGGGCGCCACCCTGGCGTACGCCTCGACCGCGGACTCCCCCTTCGGGCAGGGCAGTTCGGAGGTCATGCTGTACCGGGTGGTGCACGAGGAGCCACAGCTGATGGGGGTGCCGGACGCGCTGGCGCCGCTGATCCTCGCCTGCCTGGCGAAGGACCCGGAGGAGCGGCCGAGCACGCTCCAGCTGTCGTTGCGGCTGAAGGAGATCGCCGCGCGCGAGGCGCACGGGCTGCCGGACGGCCGTCGGGTGCCGTCGCGCCGCGAACCCGAGCGGCCCTCGGACCGGCGGGTCGCGGACCACGCGCACCAGTCCACGGAGCCCCGCCCGGCCGCCGCCGCGCAGGGCGGCTCCTCCCCCGCCCGCCCGCCGGCCACCCGGCCGCTGCGGCAGCCCCGCCCCGACCGGCCGGCCGCCCGGCCCGCGGGCCGGCCGCGCGACGGCGCCCGCCCGGGAGCCCGCCCCGGGGCGGGTCGCAGGACCGGCCGGGACCCCCGGCTGCTGCGGCAGCGGCTGATCGTCTTCGTGGTCGTGACGCTGCTGGTGGCGCTGGGCATCGCGGCGGCGCAGGGGTGCGACGGGCCGAAGAAGTCCTCCGGGTCGGGAGCGCGGGAGCGGGCGTGTGCGGTCGCGGTGGCGGCGGATTCCTGCGGTGCGGTTGGTTCGGGGCGCGGGTGGGGCTGA